A genomic window from Salvelinus namaycush isolate Seneca chromosome 5, SaNama_1.0, whole genome shotgun sequence includes:
- the LOC120048855 gene encoding tyrosine-protein phosphatase non-receptor type 3-like isoform X3 has protein sequence MPKPDLLCLVQLLDNTIQTFTVNKQDAGEVLLEQVCNQLGLLERHFFSLQLRDSNTTIVTQTHSPRWLEANKPLKKQLKGVVSPFYLTLRVRFFISDPNSLQHDQTRLKCPLSAAVVLASYAVQSELGDYSPDLLPGYLSKSHFLPEQDDDFLSRVEALYPGHRGLKQSDAELCFLNTARTLELYGVELHTAMDSNSSPLLVGLASGGVAIFCNMICSSFFPWVNIIKISFKRKRFLMQLRRKHGETQDCVVSLVLPCPRACKNLWRSCVDHHCFFHTNLATRSPHHTNLATQIHNKLLSQHWALGNTKTDSGPVCKKVMGGMEWNPALRGSTSSEHLETKSLPSRSPPLTPNWRSPRVRHGARKPRPSSVELNNDLRDVSEGEDVFYTYRVSLSSSQEGTPTHSVSGTHSQGGGWSQVDDIGTGEEDIKATSHYRDKRALGDGDLLLVRLAPDHDGKFGFNVKGGVDQKMSLAISQVNPDSPAGRVEPRLLEGDQVVLINGRDISEHTHDQVVMFIRASRESHSRELALLIRRKGPGRVAPLLQFPSALSLTGQSHGEPLLLPGQSEQGQTLEESMKQLERGIQTGTLTFHFENLYMRKPGLSVACARLPENTDKNRYKDVLPYDVSRVVLLDQEDYINASHITVVSPGSGVCLRYIAAQGPLPQTCTHFWQSVWEQHTHTIIMLTTLTERGRTKCHQYWPHPPEVRDYGYLRVSCHSEECNLAYVTRQFTLTHTQLGEERSVTHLQYVAWPDHGVPDDPSDFLLFITSVRERRTGDTPLMVHCSAGIGRTGVLITMETALSLLESGRPVFPLDIIRTLRDQRAMMIQTTCQFRFMCEAILRVYRERGEHSTAPPSALLTDH, from the exons ATGCCCAAACCTGATCTACTGTGTTTGGTTCAACTACTGGACAACACTATCCAAACCTTTACAGTCAAC AAGCAGGATGCAGGTGAGGTTTTGCTGGAGCAGGTGTGTAATCAGCTGGGTCTGCTGGAGAGACACTTCTTCAGTCTGCAGCTACGAGACTCCAACACCACCATCGTCACTCAAACACACTCTCCT AGGTGGCTGGAGGCCAACAAACCACTGAAGAAGCAGCTGAAAG GAGTTGTCTCTCCATTCTACCTGACCCTCCGAGTCCGATTCTTCATCTCAGACCCCAACTCTCTACAGCATGACCAGACCAG gTTGAAGTGTCCTCTGAGTGCAGCTGTGGTACTGGCCTCCTATGCTGTGCAGT CTGAGCTAGGTGACTACTCCCCAGACCTTCTCCCTGGTTACCTGTCCAAAAGCCACTTCCTCCCGGAGCAGGATGATGACTTCCTGTCTAGAGTGGAGGCTCTGTACCCAGGGCACAG GGGGCTGAAGCAGAGTGATGCAGAGCTGTGTTTTCTCAACACAGCAAGAACTCTGGAGCTGTATGGAGTGGAGCTACACACTGCCATG gaCTCCAACAGTTCCCCTCTATTGGTGGGATTGGCCTCAGGGGGCGTGGCTATCTTCTGTAACATGATTTGCTCCAGTTTCTTCCCCTG GGTGAACATCATCAAGATATCCTTCAAGAGGAAACGCTTCCTTATGCAGCTCAGACGCAAACAT ggggAGACGCAGGACTGTGTGGTGAGCCTGGTCCTGCCGTGCCCCAGGGCCTGTAAGAACCTGTGGAGGTCATGTGTGGACCATCACTGCTTCTTTCACACCAACCTGGCAACCCGTAGCCCACACCACACCAACCTGGCAACCCAGATACACAACAAGCTGCTCTCACAACACTGGGCCTTGGGCAACACTAAAACAGACAG TGGTCCAGTGTGTAAGAAAGTGATGGGTGGGATGGAGTGGAACCCAGCTCTGAGGGGATCCACCTCGTCAGAACACCTGGAGACCAAGAGCCTACCTTCCCGATCCCCCCCGCTCACACCCAACTG gcGGAGTCCTCGTGTGCGTCATGGCGCCCGTAAACCCCGCCCCTCCTCAGTGGAGCTGAACAATGACCTGCGAGACGTGTCAGAGGGGGAGGATGTCTTTTACACCTACAGGGTCTCCCTCAGCAGCAGCCAGGAGGGCACGCCtacacacag TGTTTCTGGCACTCACAGCCAAGGAGGCGGATGGTCGCAGGTTGATGACATCGGCACAGGAGAGGAAGACATTAAGGCCACCTCTCACTACCGGGACAAG CGTGCTCTGGGGGATGGCGACCTGCTATTGGTGCGTCTCGCTCCTGATCACGATGGAAAGTTTGGTTTCAATGTCAAA GGTGGCGTGGACCAGAAGATGTCCCTGGCCATATCCCAGGTCAACCCTGACTCCCCT GCGGGGCGGGTTGAGCCAAGGTTGTTGGAAGGTGATCAGGTCGTGCTGATCAACGGTCGTGACATCTCTGAACACACGCATGATCAGGTGGTCATGTTTATAAGAGCCAGCAGAGAGTCCCACTCCAGAGAACTGGCTCTGCTTATACGACGCAAAg gtccAGGGCGTGTGGCCCCCCTGCTGCAGTTTCCCTCTGCCCTGTCTCTGACTGGCCAATCACACGGTGAACCACTGCTTCTGCCTGGCCAATCAGAACAAGGCCAGACACTTGAAGAGTCCATGAAACAACTGGAGAGGGGGATCCAGACAGGCACTCTCACCTTCCACTTCGAG aaCCTGTACATGAGGAAGCCTGGCCTGTCAGTAGCCTGCGCTCGTCTCCCTGAGAACACAGACAAGAACAGATACAAGGACGTGCTGCCCT ACGACGTCTCCAGAGTGGTACTTCTGGACCAAGAGGACTACATCAATGCAAGCCACATCACG gtggTGTCCCCAGGGTCTGGTGTGTGTCTGCGCTACATTGCAGCTCAAGGACCGCTGCCTCAGACCTGCACTCACTTCTGGCAGAGTGTGtgggagcaacacacacacaccatcatcatgCTCACCACACTCACCGAGAGAGGACGG actaAGTGCCACCAGTACTGGCCACACCCTCCTGAAGTGAGGGATTATGGGTACCTGAGGGTCAGCTGCCACTCTGAGGAATGCAACCTGGCCTACGTCACACGCCAGttcaccctcacacacacacag ctgGGAGAGGAGCGTTCGGTGACCCACCTGCAGTATGTAGCATGGCCAGACCATGGTGTACCTGATGACCCCTCAGACTTCCTGCTGTTCATCACCTCTgttagagagaggaggacaggagacacACCACTTATGGTGCactgcag CGCAGGGATTGGGCGTACAGGTGTTCTCATTACCATGGAGACGGCGTTGTCGCTGTTGGAGAGCGGTCGACCTGTGTTCCCTCTGGACATCATCAGGACGCTCCGAGACCAGAGGGCCATGATGATCCAGACCACG TGTCAGTTCCGGTTTATGTGTGAGGCCATCCTGCGtgtctacagagagagaggagagcattcTACAGCACCACCCTCAGCACTGCTAACGGACCATTAA
- the LOC120048855 gene encoding tyrosine-protein phosphatase non-receptor type 3-like isoform X2, giving the protein MPKPDLLCLVQLLDNTIQTFTVNKQDAGEVLLEQVCNQLGLLERHFFSLQLRDSNTTIVTQTHSPRWLEANKPLKKQLKGVVSPFYLTLRVRFFISDPNSLQHDQTRHMYFLQIRSDIREGRLKCPLSAAVVLASYAVQSELGDYSPDLLPGYLSKSHFLPEQDDDFLSRVEALYPGHRGLKQSDAELCFLNTARTLELYGVELHTAMDSNSSPLLVGLASGGVAIFCNMICSSFFPWVNIIKISFKRKRFLMQLRRKHGETQDCVVSLVLPCPRACKNLWRSCVDHHCFFHTNLATRSPHHTNLATQIHNKLLSQHWALGNTKTDSGPVCKKVMGGMEWNPALRGSTSSEHLETKSLPSRSPPLTPNWRSPRVRHGARKPRPSSVELNNDLRDVSEGEDVFYTYRVSLSSSQEGTPTHSQGGGWSQVDDIGTGEEDIKATSHYRDKRALGDGDLLLVRLAPDHDGKFGFNVKGGVDQKMSLAISQVNPDSPAGRVEPRLLEGDQVVLINGRDISEHTHDQVVMFIRASRESHSRELALLIRRKGPGRVAPLLQFPSALSLTGQSHGEPLLLPGQSEQGQTLEESMKQLERGIQTGTLTFHFENLYMRKPGLSVACARLPENTDKNRYKDVLPYDVSRVVLLDQEDYINASHITVVSPGSGVCLRYIAAQGPLPQTCTHFWQSVWEQHTHTIIMLTTLTERGRTKCHQYWPHPPEVRDYGYLRVSCHSEECNLAYVTRQFTLTHTQLGEERSVTHLQYVAWPDHGVPDDPSDFLLFITSVRERRTGDTPLMVHCSAGIGRTGVLITMETALSLLESGRPVFPLDIIRTLRDQRAMMIQTTCQFRFMCEAILRVYRERGEHSTAPPSALLTDH; this is encoded by the exons ATGCCCAAACCTGATCTACTGTGTTTGGTTCAACTACTGGACAACACTATCCAAACCTTTACAGTCAAC AAGCAGGATGCAGGTGAGGTTTTGCTGGAGCAGGTGTGTAATCAGCTGGGTCTGCTGGAGAGACACTTCTTCAGTCTGCAGCTACGAGACTCCAACACCACCATCGTCACTCAAACACACTCTCCT AGGTGGCTGGAGGCCAACAAACCACTGAAGAAGCAGCTGAAAG GAGTTGTCTCTCCATTCTACCTGACCCTCCGAGTCCGATTCTTCATCTCAGACCCCAACTCTCTACAGCATGACCAGACCAG ACATATGTACTTCCTCCAGATCAGGAGTGACATCAGAGAGGGCAG gTTGAAGTGTCCTCTGAGTGCAGCTGTGGTACTGGCCTCCTATGCTGTGCAGT CTGAGCTAGGTGACTACTCCCCAGACCTTCTCCCTGGTTACCTGTCCAAAAGCCACTTCCTCCCGGAGCAGGATGATGACTTCCTGTCTAGAGTGGAGGCTCTGTACCCAGGGCACAG GGGGCTGAAGCAGAGTGATGCAGAGCTGTGTTTTCTCAACACAGCAAGAACTCTGGAGCTGTATGGAGTGGAGCTACACACTGCCATG gaCTCCAACAGTTCCCCTCTATTGGTGGGATTGGCCTCAGGGGGCGTGGCTATCTTCTGTAACATGATTTGCTCCAGTTTCTTCCCCTG GGTGAACATCATCAAGATATCCTTCAAGAGGAAACGCTTCCTTATGCAGCTCAGACGCAAACAT ggggAGACGCAGGACTGTGTGGTGAGCCTGGTCCTGCCGTGCCCCAGGGCCTGTAAGAACCTGTGGAGGTCATGTGTGGACCATCACTGCTTCTTTCACACCAACCTGGCAACCCGTAGCCCACACCACACCAACCTGGCAACCCAGATACACAACAAGCTGCTCTCACAACACTGGGCCTTGGGCAACACTAAAACAGACAG TGGTCCAGTGTGTAAGAAAGTGATGGGTGGGATGGAGTGGAACCCAGCTCTGAGGGGATCCACCTCGTCAGAACACCTGGAGACCAAGAGCCTACCTTCCCGATCCCCCCCGCTCACACCCAACTG gcGGAGTCCTCGTGTGCGTCATGGCGCCCGTAAACCCCGCCCCTCCTCAGTGGAGCTGAACAATGACCTGCGAGACGTGTCAGAGGGGGAGGATGTCTTTTACACCTACAGGGTCTCCCTCAGCAGCAGCCAGGAGGGCACGCCtacacacag CCAAGGAGGCGGATGGTCGCAGGTTGATGACATCGGCACAGGAGAGGAAGACATTAAGGCCACCTCTCACTACCGGGACAAG CGTGCTCTGGGGGATGGCGACCTGCTATTGGTGCGTCTCGCTCCTGATCACGATGGAAAGTTTGGTTTCAATGTCAAA GGTGGCGTGGACCAGAAGATGTCCCTGGCCATATCCCAGGTCAACCCTGACTCCCCT GCGGGGCGGGTTGAGCCAAGGTTGTTGGAAGGTGATCAGGTCGTGCTGATCAACGGTCGTGACATCTCTGAACACACGCATGATCAGGTGGTCATGTTTATAAGAGCCAGCAGAGAGTCCCACTCCAGAGAACTGGCTCTGCTTATACGACGCAAAg gtccAGGGCGTGTGGCCCCCCTGCTGCAGTTTCCCTCTGCCCTGTCTCTGACTGGCCAATCACACGGTGAACCACTGCTTCTGCCTGGCCAATCAGAACAAGGCCAGACACTTGAAGAGTCCATGAAACAACTGGAGAGGGGGATCCAGACAGGCACTCTCACCTTCCACTTCGAG aaCCTGTACATGAGGAAGCCTGGCCTGTCAGTAGCCTGCGCTCGTCTCCCTGAGAACACAGACAAGAACAGATACAAGGACGTGCTGCCCT ACGACGTCTCCAGAGTGGTACTTCTGGACCAAGAGGACTACATCAATGCAAGCCACATCACG gtggTGTCCCCAGGGTCTGGTGTGTGTCTGCGCTACATTGCAGCTCAAGGACCGCTGCCTCAGACCTGCACTCACTTCTGGCAGAGTGTGtgggagcaacacacacacaccatcatcatgCTCACCACACTCACCGAGAGAGGACGG actaAGTGCCACCAGTACTGGCCACACCCTCCTGAAGTGAGGGATTATGGGTACCTGAGGGTCAGCTGCCACTCTGAGGAATGCAACCTGGCCTACGTCACACGCCAGttcaccctcacacacacacag ctgGGAGAGGAGCGTTCGGTGACCCACCTGCAGTATGTAGCATGGCCAGACCATGGTGTACCTGATGACCCCTCAGACTTCCTGCTGTTCATCACCTCTgttagagagaggaggacaggagacacACCACTTATGGTGCactgcag CGCAGGGATTGGGCGTACAGGTGTTCTCATTACCATGGAGACGGCGTTGTCGCTGTTGGAGAGCGGTCGACCTGTGTTCCCTCTGGACATCATCAGGACGCTCCGAGACCAGAGGGCCATGATGATCCAGACCACG TGTCAGTTCCGGTTTATGTGTGAGGCCATCCTGCGtgtctacagagagagaggagagcattcTACAGCACCACCCTCAGCACTGCTAACGGACCATTAA
- the LOC120048855 gene encoding tyrosine-protein phosphatase non-receptor type 3-like isoform X1 has translation MPKPDLLCLVQLLDNTIQTFTVNKQDAGEVLLEQVCNQLGLLERHFFSLQLRDSNTTIVTQTHSPRWLEANKPLKKQLKGVVSPFYLTLRVRFFISDPNSLQHDQTRHMYFLQIRSDIREGRLKCPLSAAVVLASYAVQSELGDYSPDLLPGYLSKSHFLPEQDDDFLSRVEALYPGHRGLKQSDAELCFLNTARTLELYGVELHTAMDSNSSPLLVGLASGGVAIFCNMICSSFFPWVNIIKISFKRKRFLMQLRRKHGETQDCVVSLVLPCPRACKNLWRSCVDHHCFFHTNLATRSPHHTNLATQIHNKLLSQHWALGNTKTDSGPVCKKVMGGMEWNPALRGSTSSEHLETKSLPSRSPPLTPNWRSPRVRHGARKPRPSSVELNNDLRDVSEGEDVFYTYRVSLSSSQEGTPTHSVSGTHSQGGGWSQVDDIGTGEEDIKATSHYRDKRALGDGDLLLVRLAPDHDGKFGFNVKGGVDQKMSLAISQVNPDSPAGRVEPRLLEGDQVVLINGRDISEHTHDQVVMFIRASRESHSRELALLIRRKGPGRVAPLLQFPSALSLTGQSHGEPLLLPGQSEQGQTLEESMKQLERGIQTGTLTFHFENLYMRKPGLSVACARLPENTDKNRYKDVLPYDVSRVVLLDQEDYINASHITVVSPGSGVCLRYIAAQGPLPQTCTHFWQSVWEQHTHTIIMLTTLTERGRTKCHQYWPHPPEVRDYGYLRVSCHSEECNLAYVTRQFTLTHTQLGEERSVTHLQYVAWPDHGVPDDPSDFLLFITSVRERRTGDTPLMVHCSAGIGRTGVLITMETALSLLESGRPVFPLDIIRTLRDQRAMMIQTTCQFRFMCEAILRVYRERGEHSTAPPSALLTDH, from the exons ATGCCCAAACCTGATCTACTGTGTTTGGTTCAACTACTGGACAACACTATCCAAACCTTTACAGTCAAC AAGCAGGATGCAGGTGAGGTTTTGCTGGAGCAGGTGTGTAATCAGCTGGGTCTGCTGGAGAGACACTTCTTCAGTCTGCAGCTACGAGACTCCAACACCACCATCGTCACTCAAACACACTCTCCT AGGTGGCTGGAGGCCAACAAACCACTGAAGAAGCAGCTGAAAG GAGTTGTCTCTCCATTCTACCTGACCCTCCGAGTCCGATTCTTCATCTCAGACCCCAACTCTCTACAGCATGACCAGACCAG ACATATGTACTTCCTCCAGATCAGGAGTGACATCAGAGAGGGCAG gTTGAAGTGTCCTCTGAGTGCAGCTGTGGTACTGGCCTCCTATGCTGTGCAGT CTGAGCTAGGTGACTACTCCCCAGACCTTCTCCCTGGTTACCTGTCCAAAAGCCACTTCCTCCCGGAGCAGGATGATGACTTCCTGTCTAGAGTGGAGGCTCTGTACCCAGGGCACAG GGGGCTGAAGCAGAGTGATGCAGAGCTGTGTTTTCTCAACACAGCAAGAACTCTGGAGCTGTATGGAGTGGAGCTACACACTGCCATG gaCTCCAACAGTTCCCCTCTATTGGTGGGATTGGCCTCAGGGGGCGTGGCTATCTTCTGTAACATGATTTGCTCCAGTTTCTTCCCCTG GGTGAACATCATCAAGATATCCTTCAAGAGGAAACGCTTCCTTATGCAGCTCAGACGCAAACAT ggggAGACGCAGGACTGTGTGGTGAGCCTGGTCCTGCCGTGCCCCAGGGCCTGTAAGAACCTGTGGAGGTCATGTGTGGACCATCACTGCTTCTTTCACACCAACCTGGCAACCCGTAGCCCACACCACACCAACCTGGCAACCCAGATACACAACAAGCTGCTCTCACAACACTGGGCCTTGGGCAACACTAAAACAGACAG TGGTCCAGTGTGTAAGAAAGTGATGGGTGGGATGGAGTGGAACCCAGCTCTGAGGGGATCCACCTCGTCAGAACACCTGGAGACCAAGAGCCTACCTTCCCGATCCCCCCCGCTCACACCCAACTG gcGGAGTCCTCGTGTGCGTCATGGCGCCCGTAAACCCCGCCCCTCCTCAGTGGAGCTGAACAATGACCTGCGAGACGTGTCAGAGGGGGAGGATGTCTTTTACACCTACAGGGTCTCCCTCAGCAGCAGCCAGGAGGGCACGCCtacacacag TGTTTCTGGCACTCACAGCCAAGGAGGCGGATGGTCGCAGGTTGATGACATCGGCACAGGAGAGGAAGACATTAAGGCCACCTCTCACTACCGGGACAAG CGTGCTCTGGGGGATGGCGACCTGCTATTGGTGCGTCTCGCTCCTGATCACGATGGAAAGTTTGGTTTCAATGTCAAA GGTGGCGTGGACCAGAAGATGTCCCTGGCCATATCCCAGGTCAACCCTGACTCCCCT GCGGGGCGGGTTGAGCCAAGGTTGTTGGAAGGTGATCAGGTCGTGCTGATCAACGGTCGTGACATCTCTGAACACACGCATGATCAGGTGGTCATGTTTATAAGAGCCAGCAGAGAGTCCCACTCCAGAGAACTGGCTCTGCTTATACGACGCAAAg gtccAGGGCGTGTGGCCCCCCTGCTGCAGTTTCCCTCTGCCCTGTCTCTGACTGGCCAATCACACGGTGAACCACTGCTTCTGCCTGGCCAATCAGAACAAGGCCAGACACTTGAAGAGTCCATGAAACAACTGGAGAGGGGGATCCAGACAGGCACTCTCACCTTCCACTTCGAG aaCCTGTACATGAGGAAGCCTGGCCTGTCAGTAGCCTGCGCTCGTCTCCCTGAGAACACAGACAAGAACAGATACAAGGACGTGCTGCCCT ACGACGTCTCCAGAGTGGTACTTCTGGACCAAGAGGACTACATCAATGCAAGCCACATCACG gtggTGTCCCCAGGGTCTGGTGTGTGTCTGCGCTACATTGCAGCTCAAGGACCGCTGCCTCAGACCTGCACTCACTTCTGGCAGAGTGTGtgggagcaacacacacacaccatcatcatgCTCACCACACTCACCGAGAGAGGACGG actaAGTGCCACCAGTACTGGCCACACCCTCCTGAAGTGAGGGATTATGGGTACCTGAGGGTCAGCTGCCACTCTGAGGAATGCAACCTGGCCTACGTCACACGCCAGttcaccctcacacacacacag ctgGGAGAGGAGCGTTCGGTGACCCACCTGCAGTATGTAGCATGGCCAGACCATGGTGTACCTGATGACCCCTCAGACTTCCTGCTGTTCATCACCTCTgttagagagaggaggacaggagacacACCACTTATGGTGCactgcag CGCAGGGATTGGGCGTACAGGTGTTCTCATTACCATGGAGACGGCGTTGTCGCTGTTGGAGAGCGGTCGACCTGTGTTCCCTCTGGACATCATCAGGACGCTCCGAGACCAGAGGGCCATGATGATCCAGACCACG TGTCAGTTCCGGTTTATGTGTGAGGCCATCCTGCGtgtctacagagagagaggagagcattcTACAGCACCACCCTCAGCACTGCTAACGGACCATTAA